A genomic window from Camelina sativa cultivar DH55 chromosome 2, Cs, whole genome shotgun sequence includes:
- the LOC104741956 gene encoding protein CHROMATIN REMODELING 24-like, which translates to MADNTASHRRKPQSLNDRHYSILQDLSAPPKQPPSSSHGETNKSMIKLAGRRRLCKALPKEDLSDLDDEDPDLVDFDSPAKGESSSLESDGAKNDFTSWDESEEAKTELGEEPNFSIITDFASPSPQLKQKEERQDVGGRNEIMDILDDLTSKLGTMSIQKKKVNQFDAGGVNKSQVDNLDFEDANSSFSDLSKSSSDVVTTCNAGVDSLKDKQGNAAVAIREEETSDEFSSEWGERVSNVGKQSSFSGQHFYNKSEDNRQGYNLDRGKGKHKEVGQSLKTTRHIEASEKLRTVGRSNAAKLRDLEDDDDECVILTGEKAAEMKIHPGKPKKPAPSHNTERHGYDERLLEDEGSITFTSLNLSYTLPGNIATMLYPHQREGLKWLWSLHTQEKGGILGDDMGLGKTMQICSFLAGLFNSKLIKRALVVAPKTLLPHWMKELATVGLSRMTREYYGTSTKAREYDLHHVLQGKGVLLTTYDIVRNNTKALQGDDHYTDEDDEDGIKWDYMILDEGHLIKNPNTQRAKSLLEIPSSHRIIISGTPIQNNLKELWALFNFSCPGLLGDKNWFKQNYEQYIIRGTDKNASDREQRIGSTVAKNLREHIQPFFLRRLKSEVFGDDGATSKLSKKDEIVVWLRLTACQRQLYEAFLKSEIVLSAFDGSPLAALTILKKICDHPLLLTKRAAEDVLEGMESTLTQEEAGVAEKLAMHIADNVDTDDFQTKNDSISCKLSFIMSLLENLIPDGHRVLIFSQTRKMLNLIQDSLTSNGYSFLRIDGTTKAPDRLKTVEEFQEGHVAPIFLLTSQVGGLGLTLTKADRVIVVDPAWNPSTDNQSVDRAYRIGQTKDVIVYRLMTSATVEEKIYRKQVYKGGLFKTATEHKEQIRYFSQQDLRELFSLPKGGFDVSPTQQQLYEEHYNQIKLDETLESHVKFLETLGIAGVSHHSLLFSKTAPVQAIQKDEEEEIRRGTTSFLGYPSSSSISQDTVINGADYAFKPKDVNLNKTINISPIDDKELSESEIKARLGRLSMLLKNKSTVSRLPDGGAKIQKQIDELTRELGDLKVAKGPQVIDLE; encoded by the exons CTAAAGGGGAGTCATCATCACTCGAGAGCGATGGAGCTAAGAACGATTTCACATCTTGGGATGAATCAGAGGAAGCTAAGACAGAGCTGGGTGAGGAGCCTAACTTTTCCATAATCACAGACTTTGCTTCGCCTTCACCTCAGTTGAAGCAAAAAGAGGAAAGACAAGATGTTGGAGGAAGGAACGAGATCATGGATATTTTGGATGATCTCACTTCTAAGCTTGGGACAATGTCAattcagaagaagaaagttaACCAATTTGATGCCGGTGGAGTTAATAAGAGCCAGGTTGATAATCTTGATTTTGAGGACGCCAATTCCTCGTTTTCAGATCTATCCAAGTCCTCGTCAGATGTGGTTACTACATGTAATGCTGGCGTTGATAGTCTCAAGGACAAGCAAGGCAATGCTGCTGTTGCCATCCGGGAAGAGGAAACTAGTGATGAGTTTTCAAGCGAATGGGGAGAAAGAGTTTCGAATGTTGGAAAGCAAAGCTCATTTTCTGGACAGCACTTTTACAATAAGTCTGAAGATAATAGGCAGGGATACAATCTTGACCGTGGGAAGGGAAAACACAAAGAAGTCGGCCAAAGTCTGAAGACTACTAGACATATAGAGGCAAGTGAGAAGCTAAGAACAGTCGGACGGTCGAATGCCGCCAAGCTAAGAGACttagaggatgatgatgatgaatgtgtCATTTTGACTGGGGAAAAGGCAGCTGAAATGAAAATTCATCCTGGAAAGCCTAAAAAGCCAGCTCCGTCCCACAACACCGAAAGACATGGTTATGATGAGAGATTGTTGGAGGATGAAGGGTCTATCACTTTTACTTCCCTTAACTTGTCTTACACATTGCCTGGAAACATTGCAACAATGTTATATCCACATCAGAGGGAAGGGTTGAAGTGGCTTTGGTCCTTACACACACAAGAGAAAGGTGGAATACTTGGAGATGATATGGGGTTAGGTAAAACTATGCAG ATCTGTAGTTTTCTTGCTGGTCTGTTCAACTCCAAACTCATCAAGCGTGCATTGGTGGTGGCCCCCAAAACCCTACTGCCTCACTGGATGAAAGAACTAGCTACCGTGGGACTTTCACGAATGACTAGGGA ATACTATGGCACTTCGACGAAAGCCCGGGAATATGATCTCCACCACGTTCTGCAG GGTAAAGGTGTTCTTCTAACAACCTATGATATCGTACGGAACAATACAAAGGCTTTGCAAGGTGACGACCATTATACTGATGAGGATGACGAGGATGGAATCAAATGGGATTACATGATTCTGGATGAG GGACATCTTATTAAGAACCCCAACACACAAAGGGCCAAGAGTTTGCTTGAGATCCCAAGTTCTCACCGTATAATTATAAGTGGTACCCCAATCCAGAACAATCTCAAG GAACTGTGGGCTCTCTTCAACTTCAGCTGCCCTGGGCTACTCGGTGACAAGAATTG GTTTAAGCAGAATTATGAGCAGTACATTATTCGTGGAACTGACAAGAATGCTTCTGATAGAGAACAGAGGATAGGCTCAACAGTAGCAAAG AACTTGAGGGAGCATATTCAACCTTTCTTCTTGCGGCGCCTTAAGAGTGAAGTGTTTGGTGATGATGGTGCAACCTCGAAACTATCAAAGAAGGACGAAATTGTTGTATGGCTACGGCTAACAGCTTGCCAG AGGCAATTATATGAAGCTTTCTTAAAGAGTGAAATTGTTCTGTCAGCTTTTGATGGTTCGCCTCTAGCAGCTCTAACG ATTCTGAAGAAAATATGTGACCACCCACTTCTGTTAACTAAGAGGGCTGCTGAGGATGTCCTAGAAGGAATGGAATCAACACTAACACAAGAAGAAGCAGGCGTGGCTGAGAAATTGGCAATGCATATAGCAGACAATGTGGATACAGATGATTTCCAGACCAAGAATGACAGCATCTCTTGCAAATTGTCATTCATTATGTCACTACTG GAAAATTTAATTCCAGATGGACACCGTGTTCTAATCTTCTCCCAGACGCGGAAGATGCTTAATCTCATTCAG GATTCTCTTACCTCCAACGGTTATAGTTTCTTGCGAATTGATGGCACTACAAAAGCCCCCGACAGATTGAAGACTGTTGAA GAATTTCAAGAAGGTCACGTGGCTCCTATATTTCTCTTGACTTCTCAAGTTGGTGGTCTCGGACTTACTCTGACTAAGGCAGACCGTGTGATTGTGGTTGACCCTGCCTGGAATCCAAG TACGGACAACCAGAGCGTCGATCGAGCATATAGAATCGGGCAGACAAAGGATGTCATCGTCTATAGGTTAATGACCTCAGCAACTGTTGAAGAGAAGATATACAGAAAACAG GTATACAAGGGAGGTTTGTTTAAAACTGCGACTGAGCATAAAGAACAAATCCGCTACTTTAGCCAGCAG GACCTTCGAGAACTTTTCAGTCTTCCCAAAGGAGGCTTCGATGTTTCACctacacaacaacaactatACGAAGAGCACTATAACCAGATCAAACT AGATGAAACTCTAGAATCCCATGTAAAGTTTCTTGAAACTCTTGGCATAGCTGGAGTTAGCCATCACAGCTTACTTTTCTCCAAGACAGCTCCTGTTCAAGCGATacagaaagatgaagaagaagaaataag GAGAGGAACAACGTCGTTCTTGGGATACCCATCATCATCAAGTATTTCACAAGACACCGTAATCAATGG GGCTGACTATGCTTTCAAGCCAAAGGATGTGAATTTGAATAAGACAATCAACATTTCCCCAATCGACGACAAGGAATTGTCAGAAAGCGAAATCAAAGCAAGACTCGGTCGTTTATCGATGCTACTCAAAAACAAG AGTACGGTCTCAAGGCTACCAGATGGAGGAGCAAAAATTCAGAAGCAGATTGATGAATTGACTAGAGAACTAGGAGACTTGAAAGTAGCAAAAGGGCCTCAAGTTATTGACTTGGAGTAA